In the Nitrospiria bacterium genome, TCCTGGTAAGCTTCTTGATATTTCTCTGCGGTAATGAAATCCTCATCCACCATCCTGCGTAAAACCACCCCTTGCCGATGTTTTGCCTTTTCTGGATCATTATAGGGAGAATAGTCTCTTGGTGCCTTGGGCAGACCTGCGAGAAAGGCAGATTCAGCAAGAGAAAGACTTTTAACATCTTTACCAAAATACGTTCGTGCTCCCGCTTGGACCCCATAGGCCCCATGGCCAAAATAGATTTGGTTGAGGTAAATTTCCAATATCTCATCTTTGCTAAGAATCCGCTCTATTTTCCGTGCCAGGATGGCCTCTTTAATCTTTCGCTTAAAGCTTTTTTCAGCGGAAAGAAAAAGAGACCGAACTAACTGTTGGGTAATGGTACTTGCCCCCTGCCTAATCCTAAAAGCCTCCAAATTGGCTAAAATCGCCCTGAAAATTCCAAAAGGATCAATTCCCTTGTGCTCAAAAAACCTTGAGTCTTCCACTGCAATGATAGCCTGAAAAAGTTCTTGGGGCATCTGAGAAAGGGGAACAAGGACCCTACGCTCAATATAAAACTGTCCAACTTCACTCCCATCTTCTGAATACACTTTGGTCACTAAACTGGGTTGATATTGGCGCAATGAATCCAAAGAGGGTAAATCCCTAGAAAAATACCAAACGATGCCTGCGCCACTGGCAAAAAAAAGAAAAGATACACTCCCAAAAAAGAGGAAGGCCAAAAGCAATAACCGCTTAACGGAAGAGGTTGGGTTTCTTTCCCTTGGGGCCACGAATAATAACCTTTATTATTGATAAAACCTTACTTTTTTCGGTCCCTAATAAATACAGGAAACCTTCATTATTGTATCATTCTTTTTAAGAAAAAGGGTAGAAAGGGAAGGGATAATCACAAAGGAATGGGTTAAACAATATTTTTTCGGTCTAAGGTCCGGTATTGAATGGCCTCAGAAACGTCCTGAGCACCTATTCGCCCTCTTTGATCTAAATCCGCAATGGTTCTGGATACCTTTAGGATCCGATGATAGGCCCTGGCGGATAAACTTAATTTATTCATGGCCATTTCAAACAGTTTTTGGGAATCATCATCCAATTCACAATATTTTTTCAACTGTTTGGGATTCAATTGGGAATTACAATAAATGCCCTCTCTTTTATACCGTTCTACCTGCATTTTTCTGGCTCGATGCACTCTTTCTCGAATGGCTTTTGAATCTTCCCGAAGGGGATCCAGAGTTAACTCTTTAAATGGCACGGTAGGCACCTCAATATGTATATCAATCCGATCTAAAAGAGGACCAGAAACCTTTGCCCGGTATCTTTGTATTTGGGCGGGGGTGCATAAACACTCCCTTGTCCTGTCCGTAAAAAATCCACATTGACAGGGGTTCATGGCCGCAATTAGCATAAAATGAGCAGGATAAGACAAGGATGCATTGACACGGGAAATGGTAACCTTCCCCTCCTCTAACGGTTGCCTCAGCACCTCCAGAGCATTTCGTTTAAACTCGGGTAGCTCATCCAGAAAAAGAACACCATTATGAGCAAGACTCACTTCCCCTGGTTTTGGAATTTGGCCCCCTCCAATTAACCCCGCATCCGAAATGGTATGATGGGGCGATCGGAAAGGACGAGTTCCCACCAACCCTTGTCGTTCGGCTAAAAGCCCCATGATACTATGGATTTTGGTGGTTTCAATTGCTTCTTCAAAATTCATTGGGGGTAAAATGGTGGGTATCCGTTGGGCCAACATGGTTTTTCCCGAACCGGGGGGGCCCATCATCAGAATGTTATGGCCCCCAGCAGCGGATACCTCCAAAGCCCTTTTGGCAAGGTCCTGGCCCTTTACATCGGAGAAATCTTGTTGGTAGTGGGAATTCTGCGCAAATAACCCCTCTAAATTTACCTTTCGGGGCTCAAGGTTAATCCGTTTATTCAAAAATTCAACAACTTGAGGTAATGTTTCCATGGGAAAAACATCAACCCCTGAAACAACAGCAGCCTCCGCTGCCTTTGAAGCAGGAACCAGAAAAGCCTTCACCCTTGCACTACGGGCAGCCACTGCCATGGAAAGAATCCCTTTTACCCCTTTGATACTTCCATCCAGGGATAGCTCACCGATCATCAAAAAATCTCGAAGGGTTTCCTCCTTAATAATTCCTTCCGCAGCCAAAATTCCAACAGCCATGGGAAGGTCAAAACCTGAGCCCTCCTTTTTCACATCGGCGGGTGCGAGGTTAACAGTAATCTTTTTGACTGGAAAAGGATACCCGGTGTTTTTTATGGCCGCCCTAACCCGATCTTTACTTTCTTTTACGGCCAGATCGGGAAGTCCTACAATTGAAAACATGGGAAGACCTAAGGACAGATCAACTTCGACCTCGACCAGGTGGGCATCCAGACCATAGAGCACAC is a window encoding:
- a CDS encoding YifB family Mg chelatase-like AAA ATPase — translated: MLSKTLSCVLYGLDAHLVEVEVDLSLGLPMFSIVGLPDLAVKESKDRVRAAIKNTGYPFPVKKITVNLAPADVKKEGSGFDLPMAVGILAAEGIIKEETLRDFLMIGELSLDGSIKGVKGILSMAVAARSARVKAFLVPASKAAEAAVVSGVDVFPMETLPQVVEFLNKRINLEPRKVNLEGLFAQNSHYQQDFSDVKGQDLAKRALEVSAAGGHNILMMGPPGSGKTMLAQRIPTILPPMNFEEAIETTKIHSIMGLLAERQGLVGTRPFRSPHHTISDAGLIGGGQIPKPGEVSLAHNGVLFLDELPEFKRNALEVLRQPLEEGKVTISRVNASLSYPAHFMLIAAMNPCQCGFFTDRTRECLCTPAQIQRYRAKVSGPLLDRIDIHIEVPTVPFKELTLDPLREDSKAIRERVHRARKMQVERYKREGIYCNSQLNPKQLKKYCELDDDSQKLFEMAMNKLSLSARAYHRILKVSRTIADLDQRGRIGAQDVSEAIQYRTLDRKNIV